GATGCGCCCGCCAACCCGCGGCGGCCATCCGCTGGGCGATCTGGGGGGCATAGCCCAGCCGGGGCCGCATCCCCTCTTTCTCCACCCAGACCTCGCGCCAGCCGAAGCTGTGCGGCCAGCACTTCTGAAAAGCCTCCTTGGCGGCAAAGCGGGCCGCCAGCGCAGGCAGGGGGTCGGCCTGGGCCAGGCAGTAGGCCGCCTCCTCCGGGGTGAAGTGGCGCTCGAGGAAACGCCCTTTGTGCCGCTCGAACACCCGGCGCAGGCGCTCTACAGATACGATGTCGGTGCCAATGGCTACGATGGGCATGGTTTACTCGAGGTTGGTGTAGATACAGCCCCCGTCGTATTCCAGACGCTCCGGGCTCTGCTCATCCAAACTGTGGGGCCTCTCCGGAATGGGCAGTGTCATAGCTTCATGCTACCCCCTCGCTGCTATGCTTTGCGCTGTGCAACTGCCCAAACCCTTTCTTCGACGCATGAGCGACCTGCTGGGAGCCGAGTTCCCGGAGTTCCTCCGTGCCCTTACCTCAGGCGAGCGCAGCTACGGCTTGCGGGTCAACACCCTCAAACTCTCGCCCGAGCGGTTCCAAAGCTTGAGCCCCTGGCCGCTAGAGCCCATCCCCTGGTGCGCGGAGGGCTTCTACTACCCACCGGAAGCCCGCCCTGGCCCGCACCCCTTTTTTTACGCCGGGTTGTACTACATCCAAGAGCCTTCCGCCCAGGCGGTGGGAGCGTTGGCCGATCCAAGGCCGGGCGAGCGGGTCTTGGACTTAGCGGCAGCCCCCGGCGGCAAGACCACCCACCTCGCCGCCCGCATGGGGGGAGGAGGCTTGCTCATCGCCAACGAGGTGGACGGCAGGCGGGCTCGAGGGCTACTGGAGAACGTCGAGCGCTGGGGAGCCCGGCTCGCTGTGGTGGGGGCCCCGGTGGAACGCCTGGCCGAAGCCTGGGGAGCCTACTTCGACCGGGTGGTGCTCGACGCCCCCTGCTCGGGCGAGGGGATGTTTCGCAAGGAGCCCGAAGCCGTGCGCCACTGGGGGCCCGCGGCCCCGGAGCGCTCGGCTCGAATCCAGCGCAGCCTGATCGATCAGGCGGGCCGTCTGGTGCGCCCCGGCGGGGTGCTGGTGTACTCCACCTGTACCTTCGCCCCTGAGGAAAACGAGGGGGTGATCGCCCACTTCCTCGCCCGTAATCCCGAGTTCGTGCTCGAGCCTGCCCAGCTTCACCCTTCGTTTGCCGCGGGTGTCCCCGCCTGGGGTGGCGGCGATCCCGAACTGGCCAAGACCGCCCGGCTGTGGCCCCACCGCTTGCGCGGCGAGGGCCACTTTCTGGCCAAACTGCGCAAGACCGATGGCCATGAGGGTTCGCCGGCTTACGAGCGGGTGCCGCCGTTATCGAAGGAGGCCAGGATGGCTTGGGGGGCCTTTGCTGCCGAGCACCTGAGAACGGACCTGGAGGGCGAGATCTGGGAACGGGCCGGGCATCTTTACCTGCTGCCGGAGGGGCTGCCGAGCCTTGCGGGGATCCGCGCCCCGGCGCCGGGGCTTTACCTGGGCAAGGTGCAGGCCGGGCGGCTGTTGCCGGGGAAACCCCTGGCGCACTTTTTGCGCGCCGAGGAGGTCAGTCCGCGCCTCGAGCTGGCGGCGGAAGACCCGCGAACTTTGGCGTTTGCCGAGGGTAACCTCATCGAATGCGACGGCCCGGACGGGACGGTGTGGGTAGGGGTGCGGACCCAAGCGGGGAGCTTTGGCCTGGGGTGGGGCAAGCTTAAGGGCGGGATCCTGCGGCCTGGCCGGGCTGGTTTATAAGCTCCTGGAACTCCCCGTACGCTTGCCGCAGGGTTCCATCGTCCACGGGCTCTATCCGAACATCTCCGAGGCCCATCGGCACCGCCCAGGAGAGGCTGGTGCCCAGCTTCTTCTTGTCGCGCGCCAGGTAGGGCAGCAACCCCTCCCAGGAAAGCTCGGGTAGGGGCGGGGGCTCGAGCCAGGTCAAGAGCCTTTGCGCCGTGGGCACCAGGTCCTGGCCGCCTAGGGCCCGGCCGACCAGGCTGATGTACAACAGCCCGTAGGCTACCGCTGCCCCGTGGGAGACCTGGTGGGCGGTGGCGGCTTCCAGGGCGTGGGCCAGGGTGTGGCCCAGGTTCAGCTTTTTGCGCTCGCCCTTTTCGGTGGGGTCGGCCTCGACGACGCGAATCTTGACCGCGACGGCGCGGGCCAGATACTCCTCGAGCCCCCCCCAGCCCGGCGCCAGGGGCTCGAGCTGGAGAAGGGTTTCATCCCCCGCGATGAGCCCGTGCTTGAACGCCTCGACCAGGCCCTCCTTGAAGAGGGGGAGGGGGAGGGTGGATAAGGCCTCGAGGTCGGCGTAGACCGCTTGGGGGAAGTGAAACGCCCCCACCAGGTTCTTGCCCTCCGGCAGGTTGAGGCCAGTTTTCCCCCCCACCGCGGCGTCCACGATGGCCAGCGTGGTCGTGGGGAAGGAGATGTACCCGATTCCCCGCAAGTAGCTTGCCGCCACAAACCCGCCCAGGTCGGTGAGGGTGCCGCCCCCCACCACGTAAAGGGTGGTGTTGCGGGGCAGGGCTTCCCTAGCCAGCCAGGAGAGGCAGCGGGCGTAGACCTCGAGGGTCTTGGCCCCTTCCCCCCCCTCGAGGGCCAACCGCGCTGGGATATCCAGGCGGTCGGCTAGCTTCTCGGCAAAACCCTCCACTGCCCGGTCGTACAACAAAGCCCGGGGACCGCTAGGGTTGGCCAGCGGGCTCAGCCCATGCCCGAGCACCACCGGGTAGGCCTTAGGTGTTTCTACGGCTAGCTGGATCACAGCTCCTCCGGGTCTGCGGCTTCGTGGAAGACCTCCATTGGGGACGGGGGGCTGGTCGGCGAAGTGGGGG
The genomic region above belongs to Meiothermus sp. Pnk-1 and contains:
- a CDS encoding 3-dehydroquinate synthase produces the protein MIQLAVETPKAYPVVLGHGLSPLANPSGPRALLYDRAVEGFAEKLADRLDIPARLALEGGEGAKTLEVYARCLSWLAREALPRNTTLYVVGGGTLTDLGGFVAASYLRGIGYISFPTTTLAIVDAAVGGKTGLNLPEGKNLVGAFHFPQAVYADLEALSTLPLPLFKEGLVEAFKHGLIAGDETLLQLEPLAPGWGGLEEYLARAVAVKIRVVEADPTEKGERKKLNLGHTLAHALEAATAHQVSHGAAVAYGLLYISLVGRALGGQDLVPTAQRLLTWLEPPPLPELSWEGLLPYLARDKKKLGTSLSWAVPMGLGDVRIEPVDDGTLRQAYGEFQELINQPGQAAGSRP
- the rsmF gene encoding 16S rRNA (cytosine(1407)-C(5))-methyltransferase RsmF; its protein translation is MLCAVQLPKPFLRRMSDLLGAEFPEFLRALTSGERSYGLRVNTLKLSPERFQSLSPWPLEPIPWCAEGFYYPPEARPGPHPFFYAGLYYIQEPSAQAVGALADPRPGERVLDLAAAPGGKTTHLAARMGGGGLLIANEVDGRRARGLLENVERWGARLAVVGAPVERLAEAWGAYFDRVVLDAPCSGEGMFRKEPEAVRHWGPAAPERSARIQRSLIDQAGRLVRPGGVLVYSTCTFAPEENEGVIAHFLARNPEFVLEPAQLHPSFAAGVPAWGGGDPELAKTARLWPHRLRGEGHFLAKLRKTDGHEGSPAYERVPPLSKEARMAWGAFAAEHLRTDLEGEIWERAGHLYLLPEGLPSLAGIRAPAPGLYLGKVQAGRLLPGKPLAHFLRAEEVSPRLELAAEDPRTLAFAEGNLIECDGPDGTVWVGVRTQAGSFGLGWGKLKGGILRPGRAGL
- the acpS gene encoding holo-ACP synthase — protein: MPIVAIGTDIVSVERLRRVFERHKGRFLERHFTPEEAAYCLAQADPLPALAARFAAKEAFQKCWPHSFGWREVWVEKEGMRPRLGYAPQIAQRMAAAGWRAHLSLSHEKEHALAVVILEAL